A stretch of DNA from Deltaproteobacteria bacterium:
CTCAGAAAACCCATCTATATAACTTTACTGGGAATTCTCCTCTATTGCCCGCCCTCGCTGGCACAGGGATCTCTTCAGGCTGAACGGGCAGGCTTTCATTTCCAGATTGCTTTAGGCTGGGGAGTCGGTCCCGATAGCAATGGGCTATTTCAAAACATGGAGATTGGTGGAACTTTTGAGAACGGCTGGACCCTCGCCTACAACCACGTCTTCATTCAGAATAAAGGGTTTGCTCAACCCGAAGGCGGTCCCGACTTGGTCGGTGGACATCTGCTCTTACTTAAGATTCCCGCAACCGACCACTGGGTGCTGAAGATTGGTGCCGGTCCTGGCGGTATTCATATTCAGGATGACGGAATCGAAGCAGAGATAGGGCTCGGTGTAACCTACGGGGTAGATTATCATATTCTTATCACGCCCTCTTCCGGGATCACATTTGGCTTAACAGGCTTGCATGCCCTGATCAGCCGACGAAGGCATTTTTTCGGAGCTGCTTTATCGCTGGGCTACACTTGGTTCTAAGCGTTTTGAACAACTCGAGAAGGAATGTTCAAAGACTGCGCAGCAGCCACCCTCGCCTCGCCATAACGTTTCTCAAATTGACACAAGCCATCTACTTCCCACGACACGACAGGGATATCGCCTGCTTGTGACAAGGCCTCATGGAGTAAACGTTCCTCATCCGGCTCCCGTGAAAAGACAAAAGGGTTGCGGATTTCACCAGGTTTGAGCTGCCTATATTTTTCGTCGTTCTCTGCAATCAAGGCTTCGAGTTCACGGCGCCTCTTTTGGAGATAAAGCAAGAAGACCCAATCAAATGGGCCGGTCTCTTGCCGCACCTGAACATCTTCTTTCACCCAACGGCACCAGTCGAAGCCAAGGGTAAAGTCATGCACGTAACGAAATGCCAGAATCGAATGGCGACCAAATCCGCGCTGTAAGTCAACGACCATGGCCGTCATCAAACGAATTTGCCGGGGAGAACCCGCTCGGGTAAGTGCTCCCGCCAGATAATCTAAGTCCCAAAAAATATTATCTGGGAAATTGGCCAGAATAGACTCCGCAATTTCATCAAGGCCATCGACAAAGGCTTCAAGTGCGTCGGGATCAGGCAACCGGGGTGCCAAAAGGTCTAGAAGAGCTGGCAATGTGGTTGGTGTTTCGCGTGTTGGGCTCAAGCTTAAATAGGTCTGAGCCTTATCCTCAACCCGCAGCTGAACGTAGCTCAGGCGGTCACGGTGCTTCTGGATGGCTGCAGTTGGGGAGATCATAATCAGCTCTCTAACCCAGGTAAGCAAGAACCCCAAGGGTCAGCCCAAAGATAGTTCCGCCCCACCATATCGCGCGATGCAACATCAACTTGAAAATCTTCTGAGCCCCAAAAGCATTGGTCAGAGCTTCACCGCTTGCCTGACTCATCCGTCGATGGAAATAGAACGCAACCAAGCCGGCCAAGAGTGCAGGCACCCGTAATTCCGGATATCCCACTGCCATTGCCAGCCAAACCGTGGTTCCAAGAACCAATGTTCGACCTACCCAGCGCCTAATCGGAGAATTACCGAACATGGTTGTAAATGTTCGCTTTCCACCTGCTCGGTCACTTTCTTCGTCGGCAAGCCCACTTGCCAAAGCGCTCGAGAGCGCCATCAATGTAAATCCGCCCAAAATCCAAGTGTAGCTTGGCGCCCAAAAGACGCCGCCAACAGCATATGCGTTGAGCCAAGGCAGCACCACGCCCACACCCAACATTTCGATGAACTCGCCGCCTCCGCGATAATTGAACTTAAACGGGCCGAAAGTGTAGGCGCCAAACATCACGAGACCACCCAATCCAACCACCGCGATCCCGGGACGGCTTACCCATGCCTCAAAGATAAAACCGCTCACTCCCGCCAAAAGACCTGCGGCCAGACCGACACGTAAAAGAGCCGCGGCTGGTAAAATTCCATCTGGAATCGTTTTTGGAGAGCAGCCATTAGGGAACATTTGGCGCTTGATGGCGTCAACTTTGCGATCGCCCCAGTCATTGAGCAAAACGATGAAAACGAGGTCTAGAACAGTGTAAAAAGCCCCGAAAGCCATGCCTGCCAGCGAAATATCGGTGCCCACCCAGAGGCCCAGACCCTGACCCAGAATCATCGGGACCAAAAGCTTTGCCCAACTCATCGGTTTCAGGGCATAAATCCATCGGTCAAAGGTTGATTGCACTGTTAAATCCATGGCACCTGATGCCTGTAGGGAAACATTTCAAGAGCACCCACTTCTGTAATATATATGAGGTACTCATGGGTAACTTATCGAGGGAATACAACGGGAGCCATCTAGCAGGCAACGACCTAAGTAAGGCGTTCGGTAAAATTCGAGCGGTTCAGGGTGTTAGCCTTCAATTGCCCCCCGGCGAAGTGACCGTTCTCTTAGGGCTCAACGGAGCGGGCAAATCCACTCTGCTGAACATGCTCTCGGGTTCCATCAAACCTGACGCAGGTCAGGTGTGCATCGGTGAAGCACCGCTCAAACCAACCATGGTTGGTCTGTGCCCGCAAGGCGTCACGCTCTGGCCAGATCTAACTCCTCGAGAACAACTCGAAATGATGGGCGAATGTTACAACCTTAAACCCGATGTTCTTCAAAAGCGTATCAACCACCTTCTGGAACGCTTAAAAATTAAGAGCCTACAAAATCGCCAAGCAGGAACACTTTCGGGCGGTATGCAGCAGCGAGTAAACGTTGCCCTGGCCCTTATCCACGACCCATCCGTGGTGATTCTCGATGAACCGATGCAGGGCTTGGATCCAGAGAGTCGACGGCTACTTCGCGAGCTGATTCATGACATTGCGCAGACCCGGCAGGCGGTCGTCGTGGTTTCTACCCATGACATTGATGAAGCTGAGCAAATGGCCGACAGAGTTGCCATCATGCACGAAGGAAGACTCCTCGTTCTTGAAACAAAGGATGAGTTAAAACAGCAACGAGAGGCTGCTGGCGTTATCCGTATACGAATCCCATTGGAAGAGCAGCACGCAGCTCTCCAGGATGCATGCCAAGCCCACAAACTCGCCTATGAAATGGATAAGACCACGTTTATCATTCGTAGCTCACAAACAGATGCAACAACTCGTTGGCTGCTGGATACGACCAAAGAACTAAAGATTAAGACCTCCGGACTAAGTGTTTCCGAATCATCTCTCGAAGATATTCTCTTCGAATGGGCCCAAAGCTCGGAGGCTCAACCATGAGTCTCAAAGCAGTCGTCGTCAAAGAAGTTCGTCAACGGATGCGAGATAGGCTAACGCTCATTCTCACCATCTTCACAGTGCCCTTTTTCACCATGGCCTATGGGTTGGTCTTTTCACAAGAAACTGTTCATGTAGCGGTGGCAAAGCCAACAACCCACGTAGGGCACCTACTCCTAAAAAGTGTTTTCGAGGCACGCTCCCCCGATGGGCAAAACCTCTTCAACCTTCATTTGGTTGCGGATGCCTCGGTTCTTAGAGAACAGGTCGAAGCTGGTATTTGGAATGCAGGGGTCATTCTTCCAACCGCAGTGATTACCGGAAGCCAATCGCCACCACGCATTATTATGCTCGGTCCAGTTCAGCGACCTCAAACGATGCTCACCTTCGCACAGCTTGAGAGAATCCTGCGGGGAGCATTGGCTCAAATCGATCCAAGCCAACCGAAGACTCCCGTTTTCGCATGGGAGGAAGCTGGGCCACCCGGGCCACAAACCACCTTTGACCAATTTGTGCCGGGGCTTCTTGCTTTCGCAATCATTATGCTCATCTTCTCTTCAGCTCTCGCGCTGAGTCGAGAGATTGAACGAGGCACCCTGCTCAGGCTTCAGCTTACGGCGGTCAAACCCTGGCATCTCGTCACGGGGATGGGCTTGGTTCAAACAAGCCTAGGAATCCTCTGCGTCGCAATCACTTTACTCACGGCAGTCGTGCTCGGGTTTAAGGCTCAAGGCTCGCTTTTGGCAGCCCTGCTCTTTGTTTCATTAGGCTGCTTAAGCTCCATTGGCATTGGCCTCATCATCGCATGCCTGATGAAGACAACGCCTCGAAGCTTTCTCGTCTCAAGCTTTGTGATGTTTCTGCTACTTGTTTTCTCGGGTATCGTTTTTCCCAAACCAGATGGAAACATCGGCATGCTTATGGGCTACCAGGTTGCCTGGACAGATATCCTCCCCACAACACACCTACGGGTTGCCTTAGACCGAATCTTGGCCAGCGGTTGGCCCAGCAGCCGTCTCGGGTACCCACTCACGTGGATGACCCTTCAAGCCACCATTATTCTCGGCACCGGTATTTTTCTATTTGGTAAACAGGGGCCAAGCGGGAAATGAAACAGCTTATAGCCTGGATCCAGGCTGCGCGCTTTCCGTCTCAGCTCTACTTGCTCCTTCCAGTTTATCTTGGGCAGCTCTGGGCAGAAAATGCCGGGCATCCAAGAAACCAAGCCATCTTTTTCCTCGCATTGCTATTCGCTCTCCTCGACCAACTCTACATCGTATTCGCAAACGATTACGCTGACCAAGAAGCCGACGCTCTCAACCAATCTCCGACACTTTTTTCCGGAGGCTCACGCGTCCTCGTCGACGGAAAGCTGACCCCGAATTCACTCATGCGGGGCGCACAAGTGGCGGCCATGGGGTGCCTTGGGACCGCCTCTGTTCTTGCCACGGCTTACGACCGCCCCGGTGCTATCGTCCTGGCCGTCATCGCCCTTCTTTTGCTTTGGGCCTACAGTTTTAAGCCGGTTCAGGCCTCTTACCGTGGCTTCGGTGCTTTTCTGCAAACACTGGGGATAGCCGTTGTTTTACCGGTTTTTGGATTCTACGTGCAGGCCGGAACGGTTCGCGGATTCCCATGGATTCCCTTGCTCGTCTTGGCTGTGTCGCAGCTCAGCTGTGCCATGGCCACCGCCTTACCCGATATAGATGGTGACAAGAAAGCTGGAAAAAATACGCTCGCCGTTAAACTCGGACATCGCGGAAGCCAAGTATTCATGGCGGTGCTCTTGCTTAGCGCCAGCTTACTCCTGTGGCTTTCCCTGGATCTAACCCCTGGTCAAATTCAGCCATCCTGGCTAGGGGTACCCGTAGTAGCCGCTGTGTTTGCTGGTACAATACCAAAGGTTCACATCGGGCTACATCGTATGACAGCCGTGGCCATCACGACCATCGCGGGCGCGCTCGCAATCGAAGTGATGTACATTTTTGCACTTTTTCGGTGATTTGCATGAAGTATGAGTTTCTCATTCTAACCCTGATTTTCTGGATACCGGGGCTACTCATTTATGCTTTGCGTTTCGATCTGCGCCGCGTCATTCACCTGATGGCTGCATTCTCGCTCCCCTTTGCAGCGACTGAATGGCTCTTTTATCCCGAGTATTGGGAGCCCACATTTCTCTTCAACCTGATCGACTACGTTGGATTCGGGATTGAAGACATCCTTTTTGTAACCGGGTTGGCGGCATTTACATCCACGGTCTATGCGTTCTTCTCTGGTAAAACATTGGAAATTAAAACCGTCCGCTGGGACCGAGTTGCGCTGATATTCGCGGTAACGGGCTCGCTCGTAACCTTCCTAACTTTGGGTGGCATGGCGACCATCTATGCCTCTGTACTCATCACTGGTGGCATTTCCTGTTGGATTCTTTGGCTGCGCCGAGATCTCATTCAAGCTGGTCTGATTGGGAGCCTGCTCACCACTCTCATCTACTTTAGCTTGTGCATGATATTTGGCATGACCTTTCCGCAAGTATTCGAAATCACGTGGCATACAACCGATTTCCTCAACCTATTCATCATGGGTGTGCCCGTTGAGGAGCTGCTCTACGGGGCCGCGTGCGGGCTCGCAGCAACGGTTTTTTTACCGTACATCACCGAAGCACGTTTCATCCCACGGGACACGGCCCTCGCCATGTGATTCAATCTCAAAGTAGGGGTTGAAACACAGGATAGCGATGAGCACTGAAGATAAATTCATCGATTGGGTAAGAGAGCGCAGCGGGCAGCGAGCAGTCCCATCTTTTTACCGTGTTGCCGAAGCTAAAATAGAAAAGCTAGTGGAAGACCTGGCTCAAAATGACATCCTCTCAATCTACGAAGAACTCCAAGAAGAAGGCAAAAGCAGTGAGCTCTGGTTGCCGGTTCTGGCCTATTTTCAAGACCGCACATCAACACTGAAGCTTAGCGATGAGCAATACACCCTCCTGGGCGAGCGTCCGCTGGCAAGGCTTCTAAAACGAAACGAAGTTTCAAAAACACTGACCATCTGGTGTGCCGGCTCAGGAACAGGAGCCGAAGCTTACGGCATTGCAATGTACCTCAAGAGCAATATTGACCACCCAGAGAGGTGGACTCTCAAAATTCTGGGAACCGATATCTGTCCAGACAACATTCAACGTGCAAGAGAAGGCGAAATTTCTGAAGAGCAGATGACCGAAGAGTTTCCTGAACCTTGGAAAGAGCAGTTTATCGAAAATCAGGACGAG
This window harbors:
- a CDS encoding ferrochelatase, yielding MISPTAAIQKHRDRLSYVQLRVEDKAQTYLSLSPTRETPTTLPALLDLLAPRLPDPDALEAFVDGLDEIAESILANFPDNIFWDLDYLAGALTRAGSPRQIRLMTAMVVDLQRGFGRHSILAFRYVHDFTLGFDWCRWVKEDVQVRQETGPFDWVFLLYLQKRRRELEALIAENDEKYRQLKPGEIRNPFVFSREPDEERLLHEALSQAGDIPVVSWEVDGLCQFEKRYGEARVAAAQSLNIPSRVVQNA
- a CDS encoding prenyltransferase; translation: MDLTVQSTFDRWIYALKPMSWAKLLVPMILGQGLGLWVGTDISLAGMAFGAFYTVLDLVFIVLLNDWGDRKVDAIKRQMFPNGCSPKTIPDGILPAAALLRVGLAAGLLAGVSGFIFEAWVSRPGIAVVGLGGLVMFGAYTFGPFKFNYRGGGEFIEMLGVGVVLPWLNAYAVGGVFWAPSYTWILGGFTLMALSSALASGLADEESDRAGGKRTFTTMFGNSPIRRWVGRTLVLGTTVWLAMAVGYPELRVPALLAGLVAFYFHRRMSQASGEALTNAFGAQKIFKLMLHRAIWWGGTIFGLTLGVLAYLG
- a CDS encoding ABC transporter ATP-binding protein; translation: MGNLSREYNGSHLAGNDLSKAFGKIRAVQGVSLQLPPGEVTVLLGLNGAGKSTLLNMLSGSIKPDAGQVCIGEAPLKPTMVGLCPQGVTLWPDLTPREQLEMMGECYNLKPDVLQKRINHLLERLKIKSLQNRQAGTLSGGMQQRVNVALALIHDPSVVILDEPMQGLDPESRRLLRELIHDIAQTRQAVVVVSTHDIDEAEQMADRVAIMHEGRLLVLETKDELKQQREAAGVIRIRIPLEEQHAALQDACQAHKLAYEMDKTTFIIRSSQTDATTRWLLDTTKELKIKTSGLSVSESSLEDILFEWAQSSEAQP
- a CDS encoding ABC transporter permease produces the protein MSLKAVVVKEVRQRMRDRLTLILTIFTVPFFTMAYGLVFSQETVHVAVAKPTTHVGHLLLKSVFEARSPDGQNLFNLHLVADASVLREQVEAGIWNAGVILPTAVITGSQSPPRIIMLGPVQRPQTMLTFAQLERILRGALAQIDPSQPKTPVFAWEEAGPPGPQTTFDQFVPGLLAFAIIMLIFSSALALSREIERGTLLRLQLTAVKPWHLVTGMGLVQTSLGILCVAITLLTAVVLGFKAQGSLLAALLFVSLGCLSSIGIGLIIACLMKTTPRSFLVSSFVMFLLLVFSGIVFPKPDGNIGMLMGYQVAWTDILPTTHLRVALDRILASGWPSSRLGYPLTWMTLQATIILGTGIFLFGKQGPSGK
- a CDS encoding prenyltransferase, with the translated sequence MKQLIAWIQAARFPSQLYLLLPVYLGQLWAENAGHPRNQAIFFLALLFALLDQLYIVFANDYADQEADALNQSPTLFSGGSRVLVDGKLTPNSLMRGAQVAAMGCLGTASVLATAYDRPGAIVLAVIALLLLWAYSFKPVQASYRGFGAFLQTLGIAVVLPVFGFYVQAGTVRGFPWIPLLVLAVSQLSCAMATALPDIDGDKKAGKNTLAVKLGHRGSQVFMAVLLLSASLLLWLSLDLTPGQIQPSWLGVPVVAAVFAGTIPKVHIGLHRMTAVAITTIAGALAIEVMYIFALFR